Proteins from a genomic interval of Polaribacter sejongensis:
- a CDS encoding DUF547 domain-containing protein has translation MKKILLVIVTLFALSNTNAQTAIFHNLLQNNVTKDGVVDYKSLKQDPSELNSYISYLEKTTPDNSWSKNKQKALWINAYNAYTLKLILDNYPLKSITDIKENGLIAWKIPFVKVGGKTYTLDHIEHTILRKQFSDPKIHVGVNCASGSCPKLGNKAFTEKNVEAELTHLMKVFVNDTSRNKITENNIQISSIFDWFKEDFIKNGTIIDFLNKYSETKINPEAKISYLKYDWSLNGK, from the coding sequence ATGAAAAAAATACTTTTAGTAATCGTCACTCTTTTTGCATTATCTAATACAAATGCGCAAACAGCAATATTTCACAATTTGTTACAAAATAATGTAACCAAAGACGGAGTTGTAGATTACAAATCACTGAAACAAGATCCTTCAGAATTAAATAGTTATATTTCTTATTTAGAAAAAACGACTCCAGATAATTCATGGTCAAAAAACAAACAAAAAGCCTTATGGATAAACGCCTACAATGCCTATACTCTTAAACTTATTTTAGACAATTATCCTTTAAAAAGCATTACAGATATCAAAGAAAACGGACTTATTGCTTGGAAAATACCGTTTGTTAAAGTTGGTGGAAAAACCTACACTTTAGATCATATAGAACATACCATTTTAAGAAAACAATTCTCAGATCCAAAAATACATGTTGGTGTAAATTGTGCTTCTGGTTCTTGTCCTAAATTAGGAAACAAAGCATTTACAGAAAAAAATGTAGAAGCAGAATTAACGCATTTAATGAAAGTTTTTGTAAACGATACTTCAAGAAATAAAATTACAGAAAACAACATTCAAATATCTTCTATTTTCGATTGGTTTAAAGAAGATTTTATCAAAAATGGTACAATTATCGATTTTTTAAACAAATATTCGGAAACTAAAATTAACCCAGAAGCAAAAATTAGTTATCTAAAATATGATTGGTCGTTAAACGGAAAATAG
- a CDS encoding M16 family metallopeptidase gives MKKILLVFLATTCLLSCKKSSEEKTPELSINYKKIELENGLGVVFHVDKSDPVVAVELMVHVGSAREVEGRTGFAHLFEHLLFLESENLGKGGLDKMSARIGGSGANGSTSRDRTNYLQTVPKDGLEKMIWAEADKLGYFINTVTDPVLSKEKQVVKNEKRQSIDNRPYGHNQYVIGKNLYPKDHPYNWQVIGSLEDLQNATLQDVKDFYKKWYVPNNATLVLSGDIDIAQATEWVHKYFDEIPKGKEEIPALTKRPGIVKETKFLYYEDNFARVPQLTMVWPTVEQYNPDSYALDVLSQYLTDGKSAPLNQVLVDDLKLTSRTGMYSRNSELAGEIQISIRAFNNVKLDDVKAGVEKGLAQFETEGISEKDLNRIKAGQETNFYAGLSSVLGKGTNLASYNTYLGNPGFVTEDIKRTLSVTTADVMRVYNTYIKNKNYIATSFVPKSNAELALTNSELADVVEEKIVTGAEENFDPKIAATYEKTPSTFDRSVEPNYGETPSLAVPKVYESSLENGLRIFGIENDEVPLVQFNITIDGGQLLESMDKLGVANLTADLLNKGTKNKSVKELEEAIQELGASIYVYSDVENITLSGTTLAKNYDKTLALAQEILLEPRFDENEFDLLKKATIANLRQQEASPNSVARNAYNQLIYGKDNIRSKNILGTTTSVETISIEDLKTYYNKYISPSVAKMLVVGDISKEKVIASLTTLNTNWKAKEVTIPTYRTPDTPTKPAVYFYDIPNAKQSVLQFGAPALAATDKDFYAASVMNYILGGGGFASRLTQELREGKGYTYGVRSGFSGTKAKGAFTVSSSVRSNVTLESAQLVKQILEEYPTTFSNKDLETTKSFLIKSNARAFETSRAKLNMLSNISNYGWSADYVKDQENTVNNMTKEQITALANKYVNPNKMIWLVVGDAETQLERMKELGYGEPILLNKIQRIKN, from the coding sequence ATGAAAAAAATATTACTTGTATTCTTAGCAACAACTTGCTTATTAAGTTGTAAAAAATCATCCGAAGAAAAAACACCAGAACTGAGTATCAATTATAAAAAAATTGAACTAGAAAACGGCTTAGGTGTTGTTTTTCATGTAGATAAATCAGACCCAGTGGTAGCAGTAGAACTAATGGTTCATGTTGGATCTGCAAGAGAAGTGGAAGGTAGAACTGGTTTTGCTCATTTATTTGAACATTTACTATTCTTAGAATCAGAAAATTTAGGAAAAGGTGGATTGGATAAAATGAGTGCAAGAATTGGTGGTTCTGGTGCTAATGGATCTACTTCTAGAGACAGAACAAACTACTTACAAACGGTACCAAAAGATGGTCTAGAAAAAATGATTTGGGCAGAAGCAGATAAATTAGGCTATTTTATAAACACAGTTACAGACCCCGTTTTATCAAAAGAAAAACAAGTAGTAAAAAACGAAAAAAGACAAAGTATAGACAACAGACCGTATGGACATAACCAATATGTAATTGGTAAAAACTTATACCCAAAAGACCATCCATATAACTGGCAAGTTATTGGCTCTTTAGAAGACTTACAAAATGCAACCTTACAAGACGTAAAAGATTTTTATAAGAAATGGTATGTACCAAACAATGCTACTTTAGTCTTGTCTGGAGATATAGATATTGCACAAGCTACAGAATGGGTTCACAAATATTTTGATGAAATACCAAAAGGAAAAGAAGAAATACCTGCATTAACTAAACGACCTGGTATTGTTAAAGAAACCAAGTTTTTATATTACGAAGATAACTTTGCCAGAGTTCCGCAATTAACAATGGTTTGGCCAACTGTAGAGCAATACAATCCAGACTCTTATGCGCTAGATGTATTGTCTCAATATTTAACAGATGGTAAATCTGCACCTCTTAATCAAGTTTTAGTTGATGATTTAAAATTGACATCTAGAACAGGTATGTACAGTAGAAATTCTGAATTGGCAGGAGAAATTCAGATTTCGATAAGAGCTTTTAATAATGTAAAATTAGACGATGTAAAAGCTGGAGTTGAAAAAGGATTGGCACAGTTTGAAACTGAAGGAATTTCAGAAAAAGATTTAAACAGAATAAAAGCAGGTCAGGAAACTAATTTTTACGCAGGACTTTCTAGCGTTTTAGGTAAAGGGACAAATTTAGCATCATACAATACCTATTTAGGCAACCCTGGCTTTGTTACAGAAGATATTAAGAGAACATTATCTGTTACCACAGCAGATGTAATGCGTGTTTATAATACATACATCAAAAATAAAAATTACATAGCAACAAGTTTTGTTCCTAAAAGTAATGCCGAATTAGCGCTGACAAATTCTGAATTAGCAGATGTTGTTGAAGAAAAAATTGTAACAGGCGCAGAAGAAAATTTTGACCCTAAAATTGCAGCAACGTATGAGAAAACGCCTTCTACTTTTGATAGAAGCGTAGAACCAAATTATGGTGAAACTCCATCTTTAGCAGTTCCTAAAGTATATGAAAGTAGTTTAGAAAACGGTTTAAGAATCTTTGGAATTGAAAATGACGAAGTACCTTTAGTTCAATTCAATATTACAATTGATGGTGGCCAATTATTAGAATCTATGGACAAGTTAGGTGTTGCTAACTTAACTGCAGATTTATTAAATAAAGGGACCAAAAACAAAAGCGTAAAAGAATTAGAAGAAGCTATTCAAGAATTAGGCGCTTCTATTTATGTCTATTCAGATGTTGAAAACATAACTTTAAGCGGAACAACTTTAGCTAAAAACTATGATAAAACATTGGCTTTAGCCCAAGAAATTTTATTAGAACCAAGGTTCGATGAAAACGAATTCGATTTACTTAAAAAAGCTACGATTGCTAATTTACGTCAGCAAGAAGCGAGCCCTAATTCTGTAGCAAGAAATGCTTACAATCAATTAATTTACGGAAAAGACAACATTCGTTCTAAAAATATTTTAGGAACAACAACATCTGTAGAAACCATTTCTATAGAAGATTTAAAAACGTATTACAACAAGTACATTTCTCCTTCTGTTGCTAAAATGTTGGTTGTAGGTGATATTTCTAAAGAAAAAGTAATTGCTTCTTTAACAACACTAAACACTAATTGGAAAGCTAAAGAAGTTACCATTCCAACTTATAGAACACCAGATACACCAACAAAACCAGCTGTTTATTTTTATGATATTCCGAATGCAAAACAATCTGTTTTACAATTCGGTGCTCCAGCTTTGGCGGCAACGGATAAAGATTTTTACGCAGCTTCTGTGATGAATTATATTTTAGGTGGCGGTGGTTTTGCTTCTCGTTTAACGCAAGAATTACGTGAAGGAAAAGGATATACGTACGGAGTTCGTTCTGGATTTTCTGGTACAAAAGCAAAAGGTGCTTTTACCGTTTCTAGTAGTGTACGTTCTAATGTTACTTTAGAATCTGCTCAATTGGTAAAGCAAATTTTAGAAGAATACCCAACTACTTTTTCTAACAAAGATTTAGAAACCACAAAAAGTTTCTTAATTAAAAGTAACGCAAGAGCTTTTGAAACTTCTAGAGCAAAACTAAATATGTTGTCTAATATTAGTAATTATGGTTGGAGTGCAGATTATGTAAAAGACCAAGAAAATACGGTTAACAACATGACTAAAGAACAAATTACAGCATTAGCTAACAAATATGTGAATCCTAATAAAATGATTTGGCTAGTTGTGGGTGATGCAGAAACTCAACTAGAAAGAATGAAAGAACTTGGTTATGGAGAACCAATTTTATTGAATAAAATACAAAGAATAAAAAATTAG
- a CDS encoding YiiX/YebB-like N1pC/P60 family cysteine hydrolase encodes MNKILNQTYPFLILSLILFSCKTSQKNKFELQQGDLLFQNTGTGEIDNAIKNVTATSVSKNYSHVGMAMQKNKEWFVVEAIPKEGIRQTPLQKFLNRNKNKLNKSQTTVARLDSYYQPYISKAIAYGIERIKTPYDEIFLWDDNSYYCSELVYKMFSSQDLPKDSIPFLTQPMTFNDSTGNPMPSWKKYYETRNQPIPEGIEGTNPNLMASSPFIIFVHDYENE; translated from the coding sequence ATGAATAAAATCTTAAATCAGACTTATCCTTTCCTTATACTCTCTTTAATTTTATTCAGTTGCAAAACTAGTCAAAAGAATAAATTTGAACTGCAACAAGGAGACTTACTATTTCAAAACACAGGAACAGGTGAAATAGACAATGCTATTAAAAACGTAACGGCAACTTCAGTTTCTAAAAACTATTCGCATGTTGGTATGGCAATGCAAAAAAATAAAGAATGGTTTGTAGTAGAAGCGATACCAAAAGAAGGTATTCGTCAGACTCCATTGCAAAAGTTTCTGAATAGAAATAAAAATAAACTCAATAAATCTCAAACCACAGTGGCTAGACTAGATAGTTATTACCAGCCTTATATTTCTAAAGCAATAGCCTATGGTATTGAAAGAATAAAAACACCTTATGATGAGATTTTTTTATGGGATGACAATTCTTATTATTGTTCCGAATTAGTTTATAAAATGTTTTCTTCTCAAGACCTACCTAAAGATTCTATTCCTTTTCTTACACAACCAATGACATTTAACGACAGCACAGGAAACCCTATGCCTAGTTGGAAAAAGTACTACGAAACACGCAACCAACCAATTCCCGAAGGAATTGAAGGAACAAACCCGAACTTAATGGCTAGCAGTCCTTTCATCATATTTGTACATGATTATGAGAATGAATAA
- the fabD gene encoding ACP S-malonyltransferase gives MKAYIFPGQGAQFTGMGLDLYEKSALAQEYFEKANKILGFSITDIMFEGTAEQLKETKVTQPAIFLHSVILAKVLGDSFQPEMVAGHSLGELSALVANGVLTFEDGLKLVSKRALAMQKACEAAPSTMAAVLGLDDNVVEETCAEIDGVVVAANYNCPGQLVISGEVAAVEKACEVLTEKGARRALLLPVGGAFHSPMMEPARAELAAAIEATVFSKPTCAVYQNVVAKAVTSPDEIKENLIAQLTAPVKWTQCVQAMIADGGTEFIEVGPGKVLQGLMRKIDRSVAASGAALAE, from the coding sequence ATGAAAGCATATATTTTTCCGGGTCAAGGAGCGCAATTTACAGGAATGGGATTGGATTTATACGAAAAGTCTGCATTGGCGCAAGAATACTTTGAAAAAGCAAACAAGATTTTAGGCTTCTCGATTACAGATATTATGTTTGAAGGAACGGCGGAACAGTTGAAAGAAACGAAAGTTACGCAGCCAGCAATCTTTTTACACTCGGTAATTTTAGCGAAAGTTTTAGGCGATTCTTTTCAGCCAGAAATGGTTGCAGGACACTCTTTGGGAGAATTATCTGCCTTAGTAGCAAACGGAGTTTTAACTTTTGAAGATGGTTTAAAATTAGTTTCTAAACGTGCTTTGGCAATGCAAAAAGCATGTGAAGCGGCACCAAGTACCATGGCGGCAGTTTTAGGATTAGATGACAATGTAGTTGAAGAAACGTGTGCAGAAATAGATGGAGTAGTGGTGGCAGCAAATTACAATTGCCCAGGACAGTTAGTAATTTCTGGAGAAGTTGCTGCAGTAGAAAAAGCGTGCGAAGTTTTAACGGAAAAAGGTGCAAGAAGAGCATTGTTATTACCAGTTGGTGGTGCGTTTCACTCGCCAATGATGGAACCTGCAAGAGCAGAATTAGCGGCTGCAATTGAAGCGACTGTATTTAGCAAACCTACTTGTGCTGTATACCAAAATGTAGTTGCCAAAGCGGTTACGAGTCCGGATGAAATTAAAGAAAACTTAATTGCTCAGTTAACTGCACCAGTAAAATGGACGCAATGTGTACAAGCAATGATTGCTGATGGTGGAACGGAATTTATTGAGGTAGGACCTGGTAAAGTGTTACAAGGTTTAATGCGTAAGATTGATAGATCTGTTGCTGCTTCGGGAGCTGCATTAGCGGAATAG